CAAACCGGCGATCGTCATGCCCTACGTGTGGGACGGCCACGACAACGCCATGCGTGCCCAGGAAACCGGACACGGCTTCCGCATGGATCGCTACGACTGGGACGACAGCGAGCTGGCCGACAAGCTGGCGCTGTGCGTCGGCGATGCCGCGATGCAGGCGCGCCTCCAGCACGCCAGCGCCTACATGACCTCGCGCAAGGGCCCGCAAGACGCGGCCAAGATCCTCGATGGAATCCTCAAAAATGCCTGAAGCCCGCCTGCAATCCAGCGCCCCGCACATCATCGGCGCCCGCGACTACGCCGACCTGGTGGACTGGGGTTACCAGTCCGACGCCGTCGCCGGGCAGTCCCACTCCAGCGGCCGCCTGCTGTTCAAGGGGCCGGGCAACAGTCCGGAAGTCGGCCTGTGGGTGTGCACCCCGGGCACCTGGAAGCTGTCCATCCCGCGTGACGAGCTGTGCCACTTCCTCGAGGGCGTCGCCATCTACCGCCGCGACAACGGCGAGGTGATCGAGGTCGGCGCCGACACCCTGGTCATGTTCCCCGCCGGCTGGACGGGTGAGTGCGAAGTGCGCGAGACCCTGCGCAACACCTACATGCTGGTCTGAACCGGCCCCATTCGCCGCGCCCGGCGGGCGCGGCCCTGTCTGAAAAAGCGAGTAAAGCACGATGAAAACCCCCGTTATCCACCGCCCCCTGCAGGTCACCGAACTCAAGGACTGGGGCGTGATCCCGACCATGCTCGAAGGCCAGTCGCACGTCAGCGGTGTGGTGCTGCACAAGGGCCCTGAGGGCCAGTCCGAGTGCGGCATCTGGCACTGCACGCCGGGCAAGTGGTTCTGCCA
The window above is part of the Pseudomonas alcaligenes genome. Proteins encoded here:
- a CDS encoding cupin domain-containing protein, with the protein product MKTPVIHRPLQVTELKDWGVIPTMLEGQSHVSGVVLHKGPEGQSECGIWHCTPGKWFCHVTSDEFCHFLEGRCTYVHESGEVIEITPDTAAFFPKDWKGVCTVHETVKKVYMIR
- a CDS encoding cupin domain-containing protein, with amino-acid sequence MPEARLQSSAPHIIGARDYADLVDWGYQSDAVAGQSHSSGRLLFKGPGNSPEVGLWVCTPGTWKLSIPRDELCHFLEGVAIYRRDNGEVIEVGADTLVMFPAGWTGECEVRETLRNTYMLV